A region from the Altererythrobacter sp. H2 genome encodes:
- a CDS encoding fibronectin type III domain-containing protein, with translation MVRISTLIVGTALALTAPAHAHVGNHAPEQAPWQQATGWPDRIVATIDSDPATTISVNWRTEASVTVTKAEIARALPDARFDQLASSVVAHSEIIDLAAIEKAGVRIPVEHNEGLPGAAYHSARFDGLEPDTLYAYRVQGAEGKWSEWFQTRTAPRKGLVRFIYLGDAQNGLDSHWPRTIRAAFQSAPDARFILHAGDLVNRGSRDLEWAQWFRAGGFIHGMVQTIPVAGNHEYEAIPTPLFGKDGRYSIRQNAEMARSFGLSWMVSTDHGGPNHSQINHDIAYPALLESRTAVPEVLQFFGMEFDTPNGDHSSLIIPRSDSERSQLFEIEKGYSRRDPHPADPARDEPERMIAALNAMKAQPLPPVLFANHPSRSAPEAGQYGRYDPAEFRNWNDTAPKVAVGMEGAPGHQAGTLNPDGSPDPEGRRGGYRKVPTMGGFDPMAARVGGLWDSMLSEGRRWWVTATSDSHRHWREGGSDFWPGEYSKTYVLARRDHADIMDGLRHGRMFVTTGDLVSAVDVKVTGLRSNDMAAGLGDELVIRPGENVIVEIRVRDPQAPNSAGQTPQVARIDLISGLLTGPVADRDTDQAPATQVLHRFTPADWRKDGEDLIMRHSISNVRSPLYLRVRGTNTAELEPSEDPAGEDPWGDLWFYANPTFVTLRP, from the coding sequence GTGGTTCGTATCTCCACTCTCATCGTCGGTACTGCTCTTGCCCTCACTGCGCCCGCCCATGCGCATGTCGGCAACCATGCGCCGGAACAGGCCCCCTGGCAGCAAGCAACCGGCTGGCCCGACCGGATCGTGGCCACCATCGACAGCGATCCGGCGACGACCATCAGCGTCAACTGGCGCACAGAGGCTTCGGTGACCGTGACCAAGGCCGAGATCGCCAGGGCCCTGCCCGATGCGCGCTTCGACCAGCTGGCGTCCAGTGTCGTGGCGCACAGCGAAATCATCGATCTGGCGGCAATTGAAAAGGCGGGTGTCCGGATCCCGGTCGAGCACAACGAAGGGCTTCCCGGAGCGGCTTACCATTCTGCGCGCTTTGACGGCCTCGAGCCCGACACGCTCTATGCCTATCGGGTCCAGGGCGCCGAAGGGAAATGGAGCGAGTGGTTTCAGACCCGCACGGCCCCGCGCAAGGGGCTGGTGCGGTTCATCTACCTGGGCGATGCGCAGAATGGACTGGATTCGCACTGGCCGCGTACGATCCGCGCCGCGTTCCAGTCCGCACCTGATGCGCGCTTCATCCTCCATGCCGGCGATCTCGTGAACCGCGGCTCGCGCGATCTGGAATGGGCGCAATGGTTCCGTGCGGGCGGCTTCATCCACGGCATGGTGCAGACCATACCTGTGGCAGGAAACCACGAGTACGAAGCCATCCCCACACCGCTGTTTGGCAAGGACGGGCGCTATTCGATCCGGCAAAATGCCGAAATGGCCCGCAGCTTCGGTTTGTCCTGGATGGTGTCCACCGATCACGGCGGCCCCAATCATTCGCAGATCAACCACGACATTGCCTATCCCGCACTGCTGGAATCCCGCACTGCCGTGCCTGAGGTTCTGCAGTTCTTCGGCATGGAATTCGACACGCCCAATGGCGACCATTCCAGCCTTATCATTCCGCGCAGCGACAGCGAACGCAGCCAGCTGTTCGAGATCGAAAAGGGCTATTCCCGCCGCGATCCGCACCCGGCCGATCCGGCGCGGGACGAACCGGAACGCATGATTGCTGCCCTCAATGCAATGAAGGCGCAGCCGCTGCCGCCGGTCCTGTTTGCCAACCACCCCTCCCGTTCTGCTCCGGAAGCCGGCCAGTATGGCCGCTACGACCCAGCCGAGTTCCGCAACTGGAACGACACCGCCCCCAAGGTTGCGGTGGGCATGGAAGGCGCCCCCGGGCACCAGGCCGGAACGCTCAATCCCGATGGCAGCCCTGATCCGGAAGGACGGCGCGGCGGCTATCGCAAAGTCCCGACCATGGGCGGCTTCGATCCGATGGCCGCGAGAGTTGGCGGCCTGTGGGACTCGATGTTGTCCGAAGGGAGACGTTGGTGGGTAACGGCAACGTCCGATTCGCATCGCCACTGGCGCGAAGGGGGCAGCGACTTCTGGCCGGGTGAATACTCCAAGACCTATGTGCTCGCCAGGCGCGACCACGCTGACATCATGGACGGTCTGCGCCACGGGCGCATGTTCGTGACGACGGGCGACCTGGTGTCCGCAGTCGACGTCAAGGTGACGGGCTTGCGGTCAAACGACATGGCTGCCGGGCTTGGGGACGAACTGGTCATCCGCCCCGGCGAGAATGTCATAGTGGAGATCCGGGTGCGCGATCCGCAAGCGCCAAACAGCGCCGGGCAGACGCCCCAGGTTGCCCGGATCGACCTGATTTCGGGCCTTCTTACCGGCCCGGTCGCCGATCGCGACACTGATCAGGCACCAGCCACCCAGGTGCTTCACCGGTTCACCCCTGCGGACTGGCGAAAGGATGGCGAAGACCTGATCATGCGCCACAGCATCAGCAATGTGCGCTCGCCGCTGTACCTGCGGGTGCGGGGCACCAATACCGCTGAACTGGAGCCGTCAGAAGATCCGGCGGGCGAAGATCCGTGGGGCGACCTCTGGTTTTACGCCAACCCGACGTTCGTAACGCTGCGTCCCTGA
- the ribH gene encoding 6,7-dimethyl-8-ribityllumazine synthase, translating to MARFLIVEARFYDHLNDMLIDGAREGLRGAGHEVDVLTVPGALEIPGAIALADESEQYDGYVAIGVVIRGETYHFEIVAGESARGIMALTMDGVAIGNGILTVENEAQALVRADPAQKNKGGEAAQAALALYELRQRFG from the coding sequence ATGGCCCGGTTCCTGATTGTCGAAGCACGCTTCTATGACCACCTGAACGATATGCTGATCGACGGCGCGCGCGAGGGGCTTCGCGGGGCGGGTCACGAGGTCGATGTGCTCACCGTACCGGGTGCACTGGAAATACCGGGTGCAATCGCTCTTGCTGACGAGAGCGAGCAGTATGACGGCTACGTCGCGATTGGGGTGGTCATCAGGGGTGAGACCTATCACTTCGAAATCGTTGCCGGCGAGAGTGCACGCGGGATCATGGCCCTGACAATGGACGGGGTCGCCATCGGCAACGGCATCCTGACGGTCGAGAATGAAGCGCAGGCTCTGGTCCGCGCAGACCCGGCCCAGAAGAACAAGGGCGGCGAAGCGGCCCAGGCCGCCCTGGCCCTTTACGAACTTCGGCAGCGGTTCGGCTGA
- the eno gene encoding phosphopyruvate hydratase: protein MTAIIDIHGREILDSRGNPTVEVDILLEDGSFGRAAVPSGASTGAHEAVELRDGDKARYLGKGVTKAVAAVNGELADALLGLDAEDQRDIDNTMIALDGTPNKARLGANAILGVSMAAAKAAASARGLPLYSYIGGVSAHVLPVPMMNIINGGEHADNPIDIQEFMIMPVGADSLAEAVRWGAEIFHTLKKGLSEKGLATSVGDEGGFAPNLCSTRAALDFIMQSIERAGFKPGSDIALALDCAATEYFADGRYDMAGEQISLSPDEMARYLADLCNDYPIRSIEDGMSEDDFDGWKALTDLIGSKVQLVGDDLFVTNPRRLADGIGRGLANSLLVKVNQIGTLSETLEAVDMAHRAGYTAVMSHRSGETEDATIADLAVATNCGQIKTGSLARSDRLAKYNQLIRIEEELGSSARYAGTGCFGR from the coding sequence ATGACCGCCATCATCGATATCCACGGACGCGAAATCCTCGACAGCCGCGGCAATCCCACGGTCGAAGTGGACATCCTGCTGGAAGATGGCAGCTTCGGCCGGGCGGCAGTTCCCTCCGGCGCGTCGACCGGCGCGCATGAAGCGGTCGAGCTGCGCGATGGCGACAAGGCCCGCTACCTCGGCAAGGGCGTGACCAAGGCCGTGGCAGCGGTGAACGGCGAACTGGCCGATGCTCTGCTGGGCCTTGATGCCGAAGACCAGCGGGATATCGACAACACCATGATCGCGCTCGACGGCACGCCGAACAAGGCTCGCCTGGGGGCCAACGCGATCCTGGGCGTCAGCATGGCAGCGGCCAAGGCGGCGGCCAGTGCGCGGGGCCTGCCGCTCTATTCGTATATCGGCGGCGTTTCGGCGCATGTTCTGCCGGTGCCGATGATGAATATCATCAATGGCGGCGAACACGCCGACAACCCGATCGACATTCAGGAATTCATGATCATGCCGGTCGGCGCGGACAGCCTTGCCGAGGCGGTGCGCTGGGGCGCCGAGATTTTCCATACTCTCAAGAAAGGCCTGTCGGAGAAGGGTCTGGCGACTTCGGTGGGGGACGAGGGCGGCTTTGCCCCGAACCTCTGCAGCACGCGCGCGGCGCTCGATTTCATCATGCAGTCGATCGAGCGGGCGGGGTTCAAGCCGGGCAGCGATATCGCTTTGGCGCTGGACTGCGCCGCGACCGAGTATTTTGCCGATGGCCGCTATGACATGGCGGGTGAACAGATTTCGCTCAGCCCCGATGAAATGGCGCGCTATCTTGCCGACCTGTGCAACGACTATCCGATCCGTTCGATTGAGGACGGGATGAGTGAAGACGATTTTGACGGTTGGAAGGCACTGACCGACCTCATCGGCAGCAAGGTCCAGCTGGTCGGCGACGACCTGTTCGTGACCAACCCGCGCCGTCTGGCTGACGGCATCGGCCGCGGCCTGGCCAACTCGCTACTAGTCAAGGTCAACCAGATCGGCACCCTGAGCGAAACGCTGGAAGCGGTCGATATGGCGCACCGTGCAGGCTACACCGCCGTGATGAGCCACCGCTCGGGCGAAACCGAGGACGCGACCATTGCCGACCTGGCGGTCGCCACCAATTGCGGCCAGATCAAGACCGGATCGCTGGCCCGGTCCGACCGGCTTGCCAAGTACAACCAGCTGATCCGGATCGAGGAAGAACTCGGCTCCAGCGCCCGCTATGCCGGGACAGGCTGCTTCGGTCGCTAG
- a CDS encoding tyrosine-type recombinase/integrase — translation MVKPLNRQAIETLITRARTVKGKQLELADDRVAGLRIRAGERSATWLLCTRLRNGKRTRIKLGAWPGMGLSDAREAARVKHIEVVEGVDPNEEKREAKREAIRAARMQRKLSDVLDDYERLKLSQLRRGSQCRRALDGKSGVLKQFSSKDITSITRSDIVDAVRKHAEKAPMAANRNLAYVKAFMNWCVDQEILEANPAANIKKPAKERTRDRFHSLDELLEIWDAMGELGYPFGQLYRLLIVVPMRREEVAAMPVTELDLAADGDPDNAVWTLPGHRTKSGNSLRVPLSPLAVSLINDALAASDRPKNSPFVFSMTGDTSVSGYAKAKRRLDRIIRERRIAAAKKAGREPVDMEHWTIHDLRTTFSTLASEVLGVDIAVADRILNHVATATTSKIMRIYNKSELFDRRKQVMLDWAAMIEREAAARAGSRMELQVVGQFKI, via the coding sequence ATGGTGAAACCGCTTAACAGGCAGGCAATCGAGACACTGATCACACGGGCTCGAACGGTCAAGGGCAAGCAGTTGGAGCTCGCTGATGATCGCGTTGCGGGGTTGCGCATCCGGGCCGGAGAGCGGTCGGCCACATGGCTCCTTTGTACCCGATTGCGCAATGGCAAGCGCACCCGGATCAAACTGGGAGCCTGGCCGGGCATGGGCCTTTCGGACGCGCGAGAGGCAGCACGGGTCAAGCACATTGAAGTTGTCGAAGGCGTTGATCCCAACGAGGAGAAGCGAGAGGCGAAGCGCGAAGCAATCCGGGCGGCGCGAATGCAGCGCAAACTCTCTGATGTGCTTGACGATTACGAACGCCTGAAGCTCTCGCAACTGCGCCGCGGTTCGCAATGCCGCCGCGCCCTCGACGGAAAGTCCGGGGTGCTGAAGCAATTCAGTTCGAAAGACATCACATCGATCACACGGTCCGACATAGTGGATGCCGTGCGCAAACATGCGGAGAAGGCCCCCATGGCTGCGAACCGCAACCTGGCATATGTGAAGGCCTTCATGAACTGGTGTGTCGATCAGGAAATTTTGGAGGCCAATCCGGCGGCGAATATCAAGAAGCCCGCCAAGGAGCGTACCCGCGACCGTTTCCATTCGCTCGATGAGCTGCTGGAAATCTGGGATGCCATGGGAGAGCTCGGTTATCCCTTTGGTCAGCTCTATCGCTTGCTGATCGTGGTGCCCATGCGCCGCGAGGAAGTGGCCGCGATGCCGGTTACCGAGCTTGACCTCGCCGCCGATGGTGATCCCGATAACGCAGTCTGGACCTTGCCGGGTCACAGAACCAAGAGCGGGAACTCACTTCGGGTCCCGCTATCGCCGCTTGCCGTGTCGCTGATCAACGATGCGCTGGCCGCGTCAGATCGTCCGAAGAACAGCCCGTTCGTTTTCAGCATGACTGGCGATACCTCGGTGTCCGGCTATGCCAAGGCCAAGCGGCGGCTTGACCGGATCATCCGCGAAAGGCGGATTGCTGCTGCAAAGAAGGCTGGGCGGGAGCCGGTCGACATGGAGCACTGGACCATCCATGATCTTCGCACCACATTCAGCACATTGGCATCGGAGGTTCTCGGCGTAGATATTGCAGTAGCGGATCGCATCCTGAACCACGTCGCCACTGCCACCACCTCAAAGATCATGCGGATTTACAACAAGTCCGAGCTGTTCGACCGGCGTAAGCAGGTGATGCTCGACTGGGCCGCAATGATCGAACGTGAGGCGGCGGCGCGGGCGGGTTCGCGAATGGAACTACAGGTAGTGGGTCAGTTTAAAATCTGA
- a CDS encoding phosphotransferase family protein, with the protein MGQFPAHPDEITGEWWDSVIGQMPRRWRWESIGTGQVGDSVRFHLDFPDDTGPATLAGKFAAADPTSRGTAAMLGLYAKEVAFYREIAPSLPVRTPLVHAAEVSEDGSSFLLLFEDLGPARGGNQLAGCSLEDAREGVKQAAALHGPSWHNAEILSLDWLQPNEQAAAQVKTLYPQAQAVFRERYADSLEPEYMALCEELAEVTAAIDRTPETVSLVHGDFRLDNMLFDVQGGAEPIAVLDWQTLGIGNGLTDIGYFLGCGIGDTLRRAHECDLLELYCAEMTARGVPLTVDQIWRDYVIGALHGVSTAVFSAAFVVRTERGDANFLSMARGACALCLEHGSLALLKEG; encoded by the coding sequence ATGGGGCAATTTCCGGCGCATCCGGACGAGATTACCGGCGAGTGGTGGGATTCGGTGATTGGGCAGATGCCCCGCCGGTGGCGCTGGGAATCCATCGGCACCGGCCAGGTGGGGGACAGCGTCCGTTTTCACCTCGACTTTCCTGACGATACCGGCCCGGCCACGCTGGCCGGCAAGTTCGCCGCTGCCGATCCGACCAGCCGCGGCACGGCCGCCATGCTGGGGCTCTACGCCAAGGAAGTGGCGTTCTATCGCGAGATAGCACCTAGCCTGCCGGTCCGCACCCCGTTGGTCCACGCGGCTGAAGTTTCCGAGGACGGTTCCAGCTTCCTGCTGTTGTTCGAAGATCTCGGCCCGGCGCGGGGCGGTAACCAACTGGCCGGCTGCTCGCTCGAAGATGCGCGCGAGGGCGTGAAGCAGGCTGCCGCGCTCCACGGGCCAAGCTGGCACAATGCTGAAATTCTGTCGCTCGACTGGCTGCAGCCAAACGAACAGGCCGCGGCGCAGGTCAAGACGCTTTATCCGCAAGCCCAGGCCGTCTTCCGCGAGCGTTATGCCGACAGCCTTGAGCCGGAATATATGGCACTGTGCGAGGAACTCGCGGAGGTGACAGCGGCGATTGATCGTACTCCGGAGACCGTCAGCCTCGTCCATGGGGACTTCCGCCTCGATAACATGCTGTTCGACGTGCAGGGCGGGGCGGAACCGATCGCCGTGCTGGACTGGCAGACGCTTGGCATCGGCAACGGGCTGACAGATATCGGCTACTTCCTCGGCTGCGGGATCGGCGACACATTGCGCCGGGCGCATGAGTGCGACCTGCTCGAACTCTATTGCGCGGAAATGACCGCACGCGGCGTGCCGCTGACGGTCGACCAGATCTGGCGGGACTATGTGATCGGCGCACTGCACGGCGTTTCAACGGCCGTCTTCAGCGCCGCCTTCGTGGTGCGCACAGAGCGGGGCGACGCCAATTTCCTGTCCATGGCGCGCGGCGCCTGTGCGCTCTGCCTCGAACACGGCAGTCTCGCGCTCTTGAAAGAAGGATGA
- a CDS encoding TonB-dependent receptor domain-containing protein, whose amino-acid sequence MRYSRSGVSVGGCLALCLVQPAWAQESDAAPGDAAEEIVVSGKSVAGRAQGVLPPELQLDEEEVASYGVGSVSELIAELAVLTRSSRGRGGNRPVILVNGQRTASENEVRELPTEAIRRVDVLSEEVALQYGYSPDQRVLNFVLQNDFRALTMRADGTIATDGGRTGKRAEAGFLTTSDTGRWSVGVDYRHDTLLLESERAIVQPAADIPYGLGGVFVPVADRASLDPALDLAAGTLVRFARVPDTAAIVAPGLSDLLPLANRGEEIDAGSFRSLLPDQKQLRLTSTLNRRIGSGTSLTISGLFEELKRQSLLGLADISLLLPAGNPFSPFSQDVSFLRVAAVPRQRQVTERTIDLGVALSGNWGAWQWSANGQYNHLRTDRQTLRGYETGAVQARVAGADPTFNPYARWYGSGAGPVSIVDDLVKASRWNVDFVVNGLALSLPAGDVTTALRLGFDSARLSRIDDAGIASGALRLKRDRLLVQGNLDVPILAEGMSRTIPGDLTLNANAEWRNVSDAGSFVSYGAGINWQPLQAVRLIASFNSEQAAPDLADLGNPILLTPGYRLFDYVLGSTSEVLRIDGGNPGLTSDKRKVFKLGLVAEPLSDADLTLTADYVRQKTINPVRSFPIATAEIMMAFPDRFLRDADGELVEIDVRPINLASSERENLRWGATWRSRTNRQSGASGGSPRSSIPGRDRGDRLQFSIFHVLNLKDRLTVAANGPVFDYLGGSALNDRGGQPRHEVQMRTGINRSGLGLRLEADWLSATRVTGTSASDDLRFADYLVMNARLFGNIERMMPADQNWARGMRISLEARNLLNNRPEVTAVSDGKTPLAYQPAYLDALGRSLRLSLRKQF is encoded by the coding sequence ATGCGATATTCGAGATCTGGCGTGTCCGTCGGTGGCTGCCTTGCGCTTTGCCTCGTCCAACCAGCATGGGCGCAGGAATCCGATGCCGCCCCTGGCGATGCTGCCGAGGAAATCGTGGTGTCGGGAAAGTCGGTCGCAGGCCGGGCACAGGGTGTTCTTCCACCGGAATTGCAACTGGATGAGGAGGAGGTCGCATCCTATGGTGTCGGCAGTGTCAGCGAACTGATTGCAGAATTGGCGGTGCTGACGCGCAGTTCCCGCGGCCGCGGGGGCAACCGGCCGGTCATCCTCGTCAACGGACAGCGCACCGCCAGCGAAAACGAGGTGCGCGAACTGCCGACCGAAGCCATCCGGCGGGTTGACGTCCTGTCCGAAGAGGTAGCCCTGCAATATGGCTACAGCCCTGATCAGCGCGTTCTGAACTTTGTCCTGCAGAACGACTTTCGCGCCCTGACCATGCGCGCGGACGGCACCATCGCGACGGATGGCGGACGTACAGGCAAGCGGGCCGAAGCCGGGTTTCTGACCACGTCCGACACAGGCCGGTGGAGTGTCGGCGTGGACTATCGGCATGATACGCTGCTGCTGGAAAGCGAGCGCGCCATAGTCCAGCCCGCCGCAGACATACCTTACGGGTTGGGGGGCGTGTTTGTGCCAGTCGCTGACCGGGCATCGCTCGACCCGGCGCTGGACCTGGCAGCAGGCACACTGGTCCGTTTTGCCCGGGTGCCTGACACAGCGGCGATCGTTGCCCCGGGTTTGTCCGACCTGCTTCCGTTGGCCAATCGCGGCGAGGAAATCGATGCGGGCTCTTTCCGGTCGCTGCTGCCAGACCAGAAACAGCTACGTCTCACATCGACACTCAATCGCAGGATCGGGTCCGGCACTTCCCTTACCATCAGCGGCCTGTTCGAGGAGCTGAAGCGGCAGTCTCTGCTTGGTCTGGCCGATATCAGCCTGTTGCTGCCTGCCGGTAATCCGTTCTCCCCTTTCTCGCAGGACGTCAGTTTCCTGCGGGTGGCCGCGGTGCCTCGCCAGCGCCAGGTAACCGAACGCACGATCGACCTCGGTGTGGCGCTCAGCGGCAACTGGGGGGCATGGCAGTGGAGCGCAAACGGGCAGTACAACCATCTGCGAACTGACCGCCAGACGTTGCGTGGCTATGAAACCGGCGCGGTCCAGGCGCGGGTTGCCGGCGCGGATCCGACGTTCAACCCCTATGCGCGCTGGTACGGAAGCGGCGCTGGGCCCGTGTCCATCGTCGATGACCTGGTCAAAGCGAGCCGCTGGAACGTCGACTTCGTCGTGAACGGGCTGGCCCTGAGCCTGCCGGCCGGTGACGTGACGACTGCCCTGCGGCTCGGCTTCGATTCCGCGCGCCTGTCCCGCATCGATGACGCCGGCATAGCTTCGGGCGCGCTCCGGCTGAAGCGGGACCGGCTCCTCGTGCAGGGTAATCTGGACGTGCCCATCCTCGCCGAGGGAATGTCACGCACGATCCCCGGTGATCTGACACTGAATGCCAACGCCGAATGGCGCAACGTGTCGGATGCTGGCAGCTTCGTGAGCTATGGCGCCGGTATCAATTGGCAGCCCTTGCAGGCTGTCCGGCTGATCGCATCGTTCAACAGCGAACAAGCGGCGCCCGATCTGGCAGACCTTGGCAACCCCATCCTCCTGACCCCGGGATACCGCCTTTTCGACTACGTCCTTGGCAGCACTTCTGAAGTCCTGCGGATCGATGGCGGCAATCCGGGCCTGACCAGTGACAAGCGCAAAGTCTTCAAGCTCGGGCTGGTGGCTGAGCCGTTGAGCGATGCTGACCTGACGCTCACGGCAGACTATGTCCGGCAAAAGACCATCAACCCTGTGCGCTCTTTCCCGATTGCTACCGCAGAGATCATGATGGCGTTCCCCGACAGGTTCCTGCGCGACGCCGACGGCGAGCTCGTCGAGATCGATGTACGCCCGATCAATCTCGCCAGTAGCGAGCGTGAAAACCTGCGTTGGGGTGCAACCTGGCGAAGCCGGACCAACAGGCAATCCGGTGCCTCAGGTGGAAGCCCGCGCAGTTCGATCCCCGGCCGGGATCGAGGAGACCGGTTGCAGTTTTCAATTTTTCATGTCCTGAACCTCAAGGACAGGCTGACCGTGGCGGCGAATGGTCCGGTATTCGATTATCTGGGCGGATCGGCGCTGAATGATCGCGGGGGGCAACCGCGTCACGAAGTTCAGATGAGGACAGGCATAAACAGGTCAGGCCTGGGGCTCCGGCTGGAAGCGGACTGGCTTAGCGCAACGCGGGTCACGGGAACCAGCGCCAGCGATGACCTGCGCTTTGCTGACTATCTGGTGATGAACGCGCGACTGTTCGGCAATATCGAGCGGATGATGCCCGCGGACCAGAACTGGGCCCGGGGCATGCGCATATCGCTCGAAGCGCGCAATCTGCTCAACAACCGTCCTGAGGTCACTGCGGTTTCCGATGGCAAGACGCCGTTGGCCTATCAGCCAGCCTATCTTGATGCCCTGGGTCGCAGCCTGCGCCTGAGCCTGCGGAAGCAGTTTTGA
- a CDS encoding helix-turn-helix domain-containing protein, with amino-acid sequence MNKLTIEQRTQVLQLLCEGMSIRAVSRLTGASKNTIAKLLVDAGRACAAYHDAHVRNVKATRVQVDEIWSFTYAKQKNVALANYAPEGAGDTWTWTAVDADSKMILSYLVGGRDSEYAMGFMDDLALRLAHRGQLTVDSDKAYFEAVEGACGCDVDYAQLVKMYGPAITAPGRYSPAECTGIGKRKVEAHPDADYESTSYVERQNLAMRIDMRRFTRLTNAFSKKVENHVHAVALHVMYYNFVRIHTALRVTPAMAADVADRLWEIGDIALLVEQAEVKPSNRGPYGTKGQILN; translated from the coding sequence CACCCAGGTTCTCCAACTCCTCTGCGAGGGAATGAGCATTCGCGCCGTTAGTCGCCTCACTGGCGCCAGCAAAAACACCATCGCCAAGCTGCTCGTTGATGCAGGTAGGGCTTGCGCTGCCTATCATGACGCCCACGTTCGCAACGTGAAGGCGACGCGAGTGCAGGTCGATGAAATCTGGTCGTTCACCTACGCCAAGCAGAAGAACGTCGCGTTGGCCAATTACGCACCGGAAGGCGCTGGCGACACGTGGACTTGGACCGCCGTCGACGCGGACAGCAAGATGATCCTGTCTTACCTCGTGGGCGGTCGCGATAGCGAATACGCGATGGGGTTCATGGACGATCTGGCTTTGCGCCTTGCTCACCGGGGCCAACTGACCGTTGATAGCGACAAGGCGTATTTTGAGGCGGTCGAAGGTGCGTGTGGCTGCGACGTTGACTATGCGCAGCTTGTGAAAATGTATGGCCCCGCGATCACAGCACCGGGGCGCTACAGTCCCGCCGAATGCACTGGTATTGGCAAGCGCAAGGTGGAAGCTCACCCCGACGCTGACTACGAATCGACCAGTTACGTTGAGCGCCAGAACCTGGCCATGCGCATAGACATGCGCCGCTTCACCCGCCTGACCAACGCTTTCTCAAAGAAGGTCGAAAACCACGTTCACGCGGTCGCGCTGCACGTGATGTATTACAACTTCGTCCGCATCCATACGGCGCTGCGCGTTACTCCCGCTATGGCTGCTGACGTTGCTGACCGCCTTTGGGAGATTGGTGACATCGCGTTGCTTGTAGAACAGGCCGAGGTGAAACCCAGCAACCGTGGTCCCTATGGAACGAAGGGTCAGATTTTAAACTGA
- a CDS encoding HAMP domain-containing sensor histidine kinase — translation MTRLPNGHKFLVSGLLDDREEVRAAMTKAFLVALLLAMLLATIGSLVIRRHLNRMVHVVAHTATNIADGNLSRRSPRNFTLDPLDCVAASLNRIHERIETLVEENRTMTDGLAHDLRSPLTRICASLEQAGRIAEEEGVNRSLHAIEQEVALMLRMIEDTLEISRAKAGIGREHFEYFDIGLVLRGLFEMYLPLAHVQGVNLTMDCEEELPLFANKGLITRAIANLIENAFKYGLSGKEIALRASASDGQVVVSVTDRGEGIPRERHDEALAKYQRLSRARSVPGMGLGLALVTAVAHLHNGRLTLDDNRPGLVAWLTLPGLRSVPDRAARPTAQAEATRAGQAQPPKQRVSASS, via the coding sequence GTGACGCGGCTGCCCAATGGTCACAAGTTCCTGGTTTCGGGATTGCTCGATGACCGTGAAGAGGTGCGCGCCGCCATGACAAAGGCGTTCCTTGTGGCCCTTCTGCTGGCGATGCTCCTTGCCACAATCGGGAGCCTGGTCATTCGCCGCCACCTCAACCGGATGGTTCATGTGGTGGCGCATACGGCGACGAATATTGCGGATGGCAACCTGTCCCGGCGTTCTCCACGGAACTTCACGCTCGATCCGCTCGATTGTGTGGCAGCATCACTGAATCGAATTCACGAGCGTATCGAGACCTTGGTCGAAGAGAATCGCACGATGACCGACGGCCTCGCCCATGACTTGCGATCACCATTGACCCGCATTTGCGCGAGCCTGGAGCAAGCCGGCCGGATCGCCGAGGAAGAAGGGGTGAACAGGAGCCTTCATGCGATCGAGCAGGAAGTCGCCCTCATGCTGCGAATGATCGAGGATACGCTGGAAATCAGCCGGGCCAAGGCAGGTATCGGGCGGGAGCATTTCGAATATTTCGACATCGGGCTCGTCCTGCGCGGCCTGTTCGAGATGTATCTTCCCCTGGCGCATGTGCAGGGGGTCAATCTGACAATGGATTGCGAGGAGGAATTGCCTCTCTTCGCCAATAAGGGATTGATCACCCGGGCGATCGCCAATCTGATCGAAAATGCGTTCAAATATGGCCTTTCGGGGAAGGAAATCGCGCTGCGCGCTTCGGCCTCGGACGGTCAGGTCGTCGTCTCGGTGACCGACCGGGGCGAAGGTATCCCACGCGAACGGCATGACGAGGCACTGGCAAAATATCAGCGCCTTTCCCGCGCCCGTTCAGTTCCGGGGATGGGACTTGGCCTTGCGCTGGTTACTGCGGTTGCGCATCTGCATAACGGCAGGCTGACGCTCGATGACAACCGGCCGGGTCTGGTGGCATGGTTGACACTGCCGGGGTTGAGATCTGTCCCGGACAGAGCTGCCCGCCCAACTGCTCAAGCTGAGGCGACGAGGGCCGGCCAGGCTCAACCACCGAAGCAGCGGGTATCCGCTTCCAGTTGA